From the Lathyrus oleraceus cultivar Zhongwan6 chromosome 4, CAAS_Psat_ZW6_1.0, whole genome shotgun sequence genome, one window contains:
- the LOC127138062 gene encoding uncharacterized protein LOC127138062 — protein sequence MSVKLLNYFANENHDPSSSSTPNSPVHDASTFNSVPNFNIAMHNSVDDTSTDDSISDSSCEFNVADGNYDSSSSLDGDEAFQYNSSSIDSCNIDYSDIGDPTVECTHCGALMWYQEKTKKGKNCSVPKFQLCCGNGKVVLPLLKTPPLLLRRLLFDNSESESINYQQYCRLYNMIFAFTSSGMKVDNRFQDGRGPPNLRIHGQVCHRIGSMLPLPGESPKFAQLYIFDTDNEVQNRIEAIGNNPYIIPDTVKRLKLMLDKFNTHAKSFRMAADRLKNCSLPDLKLKLISDRSTDGRIYNHPTVSEVAALIVGDVDTGHKRDILLERQSGQLKRISEFHPSYLSYPYPLLFPYGEDGFRVGVLLRETNSKKPMKRNKLTIREWLAFRIQSRNNEAQTLLLSRRLFQQFLVDGFTMMESQRLNYIRKHQKRLRVSKYGNLNDGEQNANTQGSNKGKRVVLPSTYVGSRRFMEQLYFDGMAICSHFGFPDLFITFTCNPNWPEIQRLVAKNNLNSQDRPDIISRVFKIKFDELLCDLTKKHVLGRVVAYIYTIEFQKRGLPHSHILLFLHPSSKYPTPDDIDKIISAEIPTEQDDKPLYDLVKTHMIHGPCGIANRSSPCMKDGKCSKYFPKKFQPQTIVDQDGYPMYRRRETGNTVMKKQVQLDNRYVVPYNPYLLKKYQAHVNMEWCNQSTSIKYLFKYINKGYDRITAAVVQTESDGTSVIRNVDEIKQYLDCRYVSPSEACWRLFSFPIHGRSPAVERLYFHLEGDNSVYYTDYELIDEVLDKPSVKESMFTAWMEANKIYFEAQNLTYSQFLTKFVYDRRYRRWRPRKRGHTIGRLIWVPPSTGELYYLRMMLTVVKGPTCYEDIKFVDGKVQDSFRDACFHMGFLNDDSEYVAAINEAKDWGSGHFLRKLFVTMLLSGTVNRPRHVWEQTWRTLSDGILYQQRQNTNRRELQLSDTELKNLTLIEIENMMQSNRRSLHEFTCMPYPDSYVTKHVGNRLIYDELDYNAENEQKNFEELFHALTDEQLAIYHTIMDAVNKKRGGVFFLHGYGGTGKTFMWRTLSSALRSQKKIVLTVASSGIASLLLPGGRTAHSKFKIPVPTLDNSTCNIDKDTDHSQLLEATDVIIWDEAPMSHRHCFEALDKTLKDVMSKKGFQNAIFGGKVVVFGGDFRQILPVVPRASRSDIVHASISSSYVWEYCQVLKLTKNMRLRHGRDNTSFDELAKFSKWILQVGDGKISEPNDGLVDIEIPKELLISNFEDPIRAIVDYTYPNLLEKFQDVTFLQGKAILASTIEVVDRINHYILDLIPGEEKEYLSFDSIDRTDTTYNESYEVLTPEFLSKLRTSGIPNHKIKLKVGTPIMLMRNLDQVDGLCNGTRLIVTRLANHVIEAKIMSGKNIGKIFYIPRMSMSPSDSPWPFKLIRRQFPIIVSYAMTINKSQGQSLDSVGLYLPTPVFSHGQLYVAISRVKSKSGLKILIHDKDNSPCSTTTNVVYKEVFEALG from the exons ATGAGTGTGAAACTTTTAAATTATTTTGCCAATGAGAATCATGATCCCTCTTCTTCATCCACACCCAATTCTCCTGTACATGATGCATCTACTTTCAATTCTGTTCCAAATTTTAACATTGCTATGCATAACTCTGTTGATGATACATCCACTGATGATTCTATCAGTGACAGCTCTTGCGAATTTAATGTTGCAGATGGAAATTATGATTCCAGTTCCAGTCTTGATGGTGACGAAGCCTTTCAATACAATTCCTCATCAATTGATTCTTGCAATATTG ATTATTCTGATATTGGTGATCCTACGGTTGAGTGCACACATTGTGGAGCACTTATGTGGTATCAAGAAAAAACGAAGAAAGGAAAGAATTGTTCAGTTCCTAAGTTCCAACTATGTTGCGGAAACGGAAAAGTTGTTTTGCCACTTTTGAAAACACCACCATTATTACTTCGGCGTTTATTGTTTGATAATAGCGAAAGCGAAAGTATAAATTATCAGCAATATTGTCGATTGTACAACATGATATTTGCTTTTACATCATCGGGTATGAAGGTCGACAACAGATTTCAAGATGGAAGGGGACCACCTAATCTAAGAATACATGGACAAGTCTGCCATCGGATTGGGAGCATGCTTCCTTTACCTGGAGAATCTCCAAAGTTTGCTCAACTATACATTTTCGACACCGACAATGAGGTTCAGAATAGAATTGAAGCAATAGG GAACAACCCCTATATTATTCCAGATACTGTTAAAAGATTGAAGCTTATGTTGGATAAGTTCAACACACATGCTAAGTCTTTTAGGATGGCAGCAGATAGATTGAAAAATTGCAGTTTACCTGATCTTAAGTTGAAATTAATCTCTGACAGATCAACAGACGGCAGGATCTACAACCATCCAACTGTTTCAGAGGTCGCCGCACTTATCGTTGGTGATGTTGATACAGGTCATAAAAGAGATATTCTTCTTGAGAGACAGAGTGGACAACTGAAAAGAATAAGTGAGTTTCATCCAAGTTATTTGTCATACCCGTATCCACTGTTGTTTCCTTACGGTGAAGATGGATTTAGAGTTGGCGTTCTTCTTAGGGAAACTAATTCAAAAAAACCAATGAAGAGGAATAAGCTTACAATTAGAGAATGGCTTGCTTTTAGGATTCAATCTAGGAATAATGAAGCACAAACACTATTACTGTCAAGAAGGTTGTTTCAACAATTCTTGGTTGATGGATTTACGATGATGGAGTCCCAAAGATTAAATTATATAAGAAAACATCAAAAAAGGTTGCGTGTTTCTAAATATGGCAATTTGAATGATGGAGAACAGAATGCCAACACTCAAGGTTCCAACAAAGGTAAAAGAGTCGTTTTACCGTCGACTTATGTTGGAAGTCGAAGGTTCATGGAACAACTTTATTTTGATGGCATGGCTATTTGTAGTCACTTTGGTTTTCCGGATCTTTTTATCACATTTACTTGCAATCCTAACTGGCCTGAAATTCAGAGATTGGTTGCCAAAAATAACTTGAATTCTCAAGATCGTCCGGATATCATTTCTAGAGTCTTCAAGATTAAGTTTGATGAGTTGTTGTGTGACCTAACAAAAAAGCATGTGTTAGGGAGAGTTGTTGCAT ATATATACACAATTGAATTTCAAAAGCGGGGTTTACCACATTCCCATATCCTTCTATTCTTGCATCCCTCCAGCAAGTATCCAACTCCAGATGATATAGACAAGATCATTTCAGCAGAGATACCAACAGAACAAGATGATAAGCCACTATATGATTTGGTAAAGACACATATGATCCATGGTCCATGTGGTATAGCAAACAGGTCTTCACCCTGCATGAAAGATGGAAAGTGCTCAAAATACTTTCCCAAAAAGTTTCAGCCCCAGACCATTGTTGATCAAGATGGATATCCTATGTACCGAAGAAGAGAAACCGGTAATACGGTTATGAAAAAACAAGTTCAACTTGATAACAGGTATGTAGTTCCTTATAATCCATATTTGTTGAAAAAATATCAAGCACACGTCAATATGGAGTGGTGTAATCAGAGTACTTCTATTAAGTACTTATTCAAGTATATTAACAAAGGTTATGATAGAATTACTGCTGCGGTTGTTCAAACTGAATCTGATGGAACTTCGGTCATAAGAAATGTTGATGAAATCAAGCAATATCTTGATTGTAGATATGTCTCACCAAGTGAAGCGTGTTGGAGGCTTTTTTCATTTCCTATTCATGGTAGGTCACCAGCAGTTGAGAGGTTGTACTTCCATCTTGAGGGAGATAATTCTGTTTACTATACTGATTATGAATTGATTGATGAGGTGCTTGACAAACCAAGTGTGAAAGAATCAATGTTTACGGCGTGGATGGAAGCAAACAAAATATACTTTGAGGCACAAAATTTAACTTACTCTCAATTTCTGACGAAGTTTGTATATGATAGAAGATATAGACGGTGGAGACCACGAAAAAGGGGTCATACTATTGGCCGCCTAATTTGGGTTCCTCCAAGTACCGGTGAGTTGTATTATTTGAGAATGATGCTGACAGTTGTCAAGGGCCCTACTTGCTATGAAGATATAAAATTCGTTGATGGAAAGGTTCAGGATAGCTTTAGGGATGCATGCTTCCATATGGGATTTCTTAACGATGACAGTGAATATGTTGCAGCGATAAATGAAGCAAAAGATTGGGGTTCTGGACATTTTTTGAGAAAGTTATTTGTTACGATGTTGTTATCCGGTACAGTGAATAGGCCACGTCATGTTTGGGAACAAACCTGGAGGACTTTATCTGACGGTATTTTATATCAACAAAGACAGAATACTAATAGAAGAG AATTGCAACTATCAGACACTGAGTTAAAGAATTTGACACTCATTGAGATTGAAAATATGATGCAATCAAATAGAAGAAGTTTACATGAATTTACATGTATGCCATATCCGGATAGCTATGTCACAAAGCATGTTGGCAACCGGCTGATTTACGATGAACTTGATTACAATGCTGAGAATGAGCAAAAGAATTTCGAAGAGCTTTTTCATGCACTTACAG ATGAACAACTTGCAATATATCATACCATCATGGATGCTGTCAACAAAAAAAGAGGAGGTGTGTTTTTTTTACATGGTTACGGAGGAACCGGCAAAACTTTCATGTGGAGAACACTATCAAGTGCCCTTCGTTCACAGAAAAAAATTGTTCTTACTGTTGCTTCAAGTGGGATAGCATCATTATTATTGCCAGGTGGGAGAACCGCACATTCAAAGTTCAAAATACCCGTGCCAACACTTGACAACTCAACTTGCAATATCGACAAAGACACTGATCATTCACAACTACTTGAAGCCACCGATGTCATAATATGGGATGAAGCACCTATGTCTCATAGGCACTGCTTTGAGGCATTGGATAAAACCCTAAAAGATGTCATGAGCAAAAAGGGTTTTCAAAATGCAATTTTTGGTGGAAAGGTTGTTGTTTTCGGAGGAGATTTCCGACAGATTCTTCCAGTTGTTCCTAGAGCAAGTCGTTCTGATATTGTCCATGCATCTATTAGCTCATCCTATGTTTGGGAATATTGTCAGGTTCTAAAGCTCACAAAGAATATGAGACTTCGACATGGAAGGGATAATACAAGTTTTGATGAACTAGCAAAATTCTCAAAATGGATATTGCAAGTTGGTGATGGTAAGATTTCTGAACCAAATGATGGATTGGTTGATATAGAAATTCCAAAAGAATTATTAATTTCAAATTTTGAAGATCCAATAAGGGCTATCGTTGATTACACATATCCGAATTTGTTGGAAAAATTTCAAGATGTTACGTTCTTACAAGGAAAAGCCATTCTTGCCTCAACCATTGAAGTTGTGGATAGAATCAATCATTACATATTGGATCTGATACCAG GGGAAGAGAAAGAGTATTTGAGTTTCGATTCAATTGATAGAACAGACACAACTTATAATGAATCTTATGAAGTTTTAACTCCTGAATTTCTTAGTAAATTAAGAACATCAGGAATTCCAAATCATAAGATCAAATTGAAGGTCGGTACACCTATTATGCTAATGAGAAATTTGGACCAGGTTGATGGACTGTGCAATGGAACAAGATTAATTGTTACAAGGTTAGCAAATCATGTCATAGAGGCAAAGATCATGTCTGGAAAGAACATAGGTAAGATTTTTTACATTCCAAGAATGTCTATGTCACCGTCTGATTCACCTTGGCCATTTAAGTTGATTCGGAGACAATTTCCAATAATTGTCTCCTATGCAATGACAATTAATAAATCCCAAGGTCAATCACTTGATAGTGTTGGATTGTACTTGCCTACTCCAGTATTTAGTCATGGTCAGTTGTATGTTGCTATTTCACGAGTTAAGAGCAAAAGTGGGCTAAAAATCCTAATCCATGACAAGGACAATTCACCGTGTTCGACTACTACAAATGTTGTGTACAAGGAGGTCTTCGAAGCACTTGGTTAA
- the LOC127135669 gene encoding uncharacterized protein LOC127135669, giving the protein MARPIESVMDINDSKDLWKIAVRCRHLWTVRSSSNKEHLELILVDSKLDMIQAIVPSHLVSKYVGDLAVGASYIMQNFKVSNNDFSFKSTTHGYKLVFCGSTYVKKTELPEIPIDYFNILGLASIADGKFQPNVLVDIVGGVTEILQTQINSDNNKSKFVFMITDMSKIVVQCTLWGNFALQFYEYYKNHGEDVNIVFLLQNARIKAAQGGFPLNVSNAWSGTKLIINDISNVEIKKLKDSLNAELPKLSSSSLQVETTQTSQYSDFDKFIWKAEVISLAEIAMLKQETTCVTIAKLEKFEVGNSGWYYDGCAECTKSVAVKDGKLKCYANHISSEPVPRYKLEVLGVDGKFKSRFVFWDSDCFKLIGKSALQMKNELVEAGEDNPLEFPFGLDAMLKKELAIRAVFQPKFNRLSVISFKDDEDSRKKVKDTFKSHEDVSKIPISLSSSQDDMKSLSEPLSVSADFDPNAANSVMTPCKRINPEASEDVESVQLSSTKTMKPVKKEDGR; this is encoded by the exons ATGGCGCGACCGATTGAATCCGTGATGGACATTAACGATTCTAAAGATTTGTGGAAGATTGCTGTTCGTTGTAGACATCTCTGGACTGTGAGAAGTTCGTCAAACAAAGAACACCTTGAACTAATTTTGGTTGATTCTAAG CTGGATATGATACAAGCAATTGTACCATCCCATCTGGTGTCGAAATATGTGGGCGATCTTGCCGTAGGAGCTTCATATATCATGCAGAACTTTAAAGTCTCAAACAACGATTTCTCCTTTAAGTCTACTACTCATGGATACAAGTTGGTATTTTGTGGTTCAACTTATGTTAAGAAAACGGAGCTCCCGGAGATTCCTATAGATTATTTCAACATTCTTGGTTTGGCGTCCATTGCTGATGGAAAATTCCAGCCTAATGTATTGGTTG ACATAGTTGGAGGAGTTACTGAAATTCTGCAGACTCAGATAAACTCAGATAACAACAAAAGCAAGTTTGTGTTTATGATCACTGACATGAG CAAAATTGTCGTGCAGTGTACACTATGGGGTAATTTTGCATTGCAATTTTATGAATACTACAAGAATCATGGGGAAGATGTGAACATTGTTTTTCTATTACAAAACGCAAGGATAAAGGCTGCGCAAG GAGGTTTTCCTTTAAATGTATCCAATGCTTGGAGTGGCACAAAGCTGATCATTAATGATATTAGTAATGTTGAAATTAAGAAGCTGAAGGATAG CCTAAATGCTGAACTGCCAAAGCTTTCTTCATCAAGTTTGCAAGTTGAAACAACTCAAACCTCACAGTATTCCGATTTTGATAAATTTATATGGAAGGCCGAAGTCATTAGTTTGGCTGAGATCGCGATGCTTAAACAA GAAACAACATGTGTCACCATAGCGAAGTTGGAGAAGTTTGAAGTTGGTAATTCCGGTTGGTATTACGATGGTTGTGCCGAATGTACCAAGAGCGTCGCTGTAAAAGATGGCAAACTTAAGTGCTATGCAAATCACATAAGTTCTGAACCCGTGCCAAG GTACAAGCTTGAAGTGTTGGGAGTTGATGGTAAATTCAAGTCCCGTTTCGTCTTTTGGGATAGTGACTGTTTCAAGTTAATTGGAAAATCTGCTCTACAGATGAAAAATGAATTAGTGGAG GCCGGTGAAGACAATCCGTTAGAATTCCCTTTTGGTCTTGATGCTATGTTGAAGAAGGAGTTGGCAATTAGAGCTGTTTTTCAACCGAAATTTAATCGTCTTTCGGTTATTAGCTTTAAAGACGATGAAGATTCACGTAAGAAAGTTAAGGACACCTTCAAGTCTCATGAG GATGTATCAAAAATTCCAATTTCATTGTCTTCCTCACAAGATGATATGAAGAGTTTATCG GAACCTTTATCTGTATCTGCTGATTTCGACCCCAATGCTGCGAATTCTGTGATGACCCCCTGTAAACGTATAAATCCTGAAGCGTCAGAAGATGTTGAAAGTGTTCAACTTTCCTCTACGAAGACGATGAAACCTGTAAAAAAGGAAGATGGTCGATAG